A stretch of DNA from Vulpes lagopus strain Blue_001 chromosome 12, ASM1834538v1, whole genome shotgun sequence:
TGCCGCTGGGACCTGGGGAGAAGGACGGGACTCGGTTGGCAAGGACAGGTATgcagaaggggagagacagaCCCCGACCCTGGCCAGCTCCAGCCTCACCCTTatatctctctgtctcccccgTGGGTGGAGACGTGGGCAGGGGGTTGTGAATGCTGCAGTCTTTGCCCGTCCAGTCTGGCTGACAGATGCACTTCCCTTCATTGCTGCAGACCTAGAGAGGTGAGGGGGTGGCCaggagaggtgagtgggggtCCTGCCCATCTCAGGagccccttccaccatccctggCCTCTGGGCACCCACCCCGTGGTGGGAGCAGATCCGGCGCTCCCCGCTGCCCGGGCAGGTGCTGAagttgaaggcagaggctggCAGGCACCGATGGTCCAGGCACAACATGTTGGGCCCGCAGGCAGTGCCATCCTCCACGTAACTCAGGTCGGAGCCATCGGCCAGCTGTACATGGCCACCCCTGGGGAACAGGGGGAGCCAGCCTTGACccttgccctcccacccccatcacgGCTGAGACCTGCCCTTCCCCAGACAcggtcccaccccagacctgcagTCCAGCTCCTTGCCCTGGTGGTAGAAGGTAACACTGTTGATGTCTCCCCCTAGGTCCCCCAGCCGAGGAGCTCCGGAGATGTTGACGCAGAGGAGGAAGCCACAGAGCACATCCCTGTTGGGGCAGTGTGGAGACAGTGAGCTCCAAGTCTTACCTCCAACTCAACTGCTGTTACTACTACTGAACTCAAATCTGCCCTCTTCCCCACTGCTTGATTTTTCACATATTCTCCACTGGGACTCAGGCTCATCCTAGGACCTGCTGTCCCAACTCTgaaccacctcccctccccccggccccgcAAGCCAGGGAGGCCAATCAGGAACCTTGGTAACTCACTGTTTATTGCACTGGACCCAGCCTGACCCCTTGCGCCCACAGTTCCCACGCTCCGTCCCCTCCACGTTCAGCTTCTCATAGCAGAAGCGATCAGCAGCGGCTGTAAAGAGATGATGCCAGGcgtcacccacccaccccagaaCCAGCCCTAGGACCTCAGCCCTCTGCCTCCAACACTCTGGCCTGACCGCCAGTCCACtctgagatcctggagacccacacaCTTGGTAGAAGGTATATTTAGCCAGAacatccccctccccagcctcttgACTCTGGGTCCTCCAGAGTCTCCTCTCCCATTCTGAGCCAAAGACTCACCATGGCCCCAAAGGGCTTGGCACTGCCGGTCCCGGGTTTTGCAGCGACCTCCGTAGCAGCGGCCCTAAGGAACAAACGGGAGACAAGGGACTGAGACCTGAGTAGTCCGAATGGATAGAAGACAAAAGACTGTATTGAGCCAGAGGGCCCAAGGGAGAGGGGCCCCCACCCATCATACCTGTTCGTGATCACAGTAGTAACCATCCAGCTTGTGCAGGTTAGGGGGGCACTGTGGACAGAGGGGCTGGACTGAGCACAGGAGCCCCCAAGACTGGGAGTTGACGAATGAAGGGGTGCCAAACGCCCCCCTCCTGGGGCTCATAGTACAGGGCTCTTCCAAGGCAAGGACAAGAGCCCTGGCTCCGAATTCAGACCATGCAGATTGGCAAGTCCCATAGGCTCTCCTGTCTCCCTGTTTCCTGTAACTACATCACAGGACTAGGAGAACTTACGGGAACTAAacacctggcatgtagtaaggACTTAAGAGATGTTAACTGTACTATTATACACTCTGATCCCGAGGACACACCAATACCGTGCCAGGCCCTCGGAACCCCAGCCACACTATACAGACTTAATGACGGAAGGAGCAAAACCAGGACGCATGAAGAACCCGTTTCTCAGGCGGGGAAGTACCCTGTCCAGCCGGGGCCACGCCAGCTGGGGAGCGGAGGGGTGCAGAGAACCGAGGCCCCGGCGGGGCCGAACCGAGAAGGATAGGGGTTGCCTCGCCCGGGGACCCTCAAGGCGGCTGGGCTGGACCGACCTGGCTCGAGTCCCCAGTGCAGGTCTCCGCGATGTCACACTCGTTCACGGCCTCTCGACAGGACACGCCCCGCGGCTCGTACTGGGAAAGGGATGCATATTTCGGCGGAGGCCAGAACCGCGGACTCCGCGCCCGCcttccccaggccccgccccgccccgggccctccCAGCCCAgtcagccccgcccccgggccggcTCAcggttcccccccccccgcccctgggcAGGTACCCCGCCCCGCTCTTCAGCGGGCCCACGGACGCGCACGCCCcgcccttccccatccccattGGCGCTTTCTTCGCGTCAAGTCCCGCCCCTGCACTTGCCCCGCCTCCAGCGGCTCCTCCTCCCCAAGTCCCGCCCTTTACCCCGAGGTCCCCAGCCCCGGgcctcctcccgcctcctccctcccgccccgGCGGTAGGTGCCCTCACCTTGCAGCGGCGACAGCAGAGCCCGTCGCTGCACATGGCGTCGTGAGTCAGGGTGCACTTCTTGCAGCAGTTCCCACCCGCACGGCTGCACTCCTGAGGGACGCGGGGACACGGCGGGCCGGGTGGGCGAGCCCTGAGCTGCCCCACCCAGACCTTCCCgggcgcgcgcccccgccccgcacctgGCGCCCGCACCAGCCTCTCACCTGCACCGACCCACAGTCGCACTCTTCCCCCGCCTCCACGAAGCCGTTCCCGCACTCTGGCGGGTCCAGGAGCTGCACGGGGAAGGGGTGTCGGGAGTCCGGCCGGGGCCCTGCCCAAGCCTCGCTCCCACACGTCCCCGCCTGGGGCTGGTACCTTGAGGGGCTTGTTGAAGAGGCAGCTCCCGCCGCCCTCCTGCAGAAACTGGTTGTACTCGTCGATGCTGCAGCGCGAGAACTTGCGGGGCAGGTAGAACCTGGGCAGGGTAAGGGCACGAAGCCGCTGagtccccccgcgcccccccccagcccactCTCGCTCCTTCTCAAGA
This window harbors:
- the ADAM11 gene encoding disintegrin and metalloproteinase domain-containing protein 11 isoform X3; amino-acid sequence: MQGTRLPICCPCSYCSREPAEAEKEKVRRGHPTVHSETKYVELIVVNDHQLFEQMRQSVVLTSNFAKSVVNLADVMYKEQLNTRIVLVAMETWADGDKIQVQDDLLETLARLMVYRREGLPEPSDATHLFSGRTFQSSSSGAAYVGGICSLSRGGGVNEYDNMGAMAVTLAQTLGQNLGMMWNKHRSSAGDCKCPDNWLGCIMEDTGFYLPRKFSRCSIDEYNQFLQEGGGSCLFNKPLKLLDPPECGNGFVEAGEECDCGSVQECSRAGGNCCKKCTLTHDAMCSDGLCCRRCKYEPRGVSCREAVNECDIAETCTGDSSQCPPNLHKLDGYYCDHEQGRCYGGRCKTRDRQCQALWGHAAADRFCYEKLNVEGTERGNCGRKGSGWVQCNKQDVLCGFLLCVNISGAPRLGDLGGDINSVTFYHQGKELDCRGGHVQLADGSDLSYVEDGTACGPNMLCLDHRCLPASAFNFSTCPGSGERRICSHHGVCSNEGKCICQPDWTGKDCSIHNPLPTSPPTGETERYKGPSGTNIIIGSIAGAVLVAAIVLGGTGWGFKNIRRGRYDPTQQGAV